Genomic window (Sphingosinicella microcystinivorans):
CCTCGCCTTCACGTTCGACGACTTCGTGGTGCGCGGGCGCACGCATCGCGGCGTGCAGGCCTCGCCGATCATGGTGGACGGAACGCTCTATTTCACCGGCCCGTGGAGCGTCGTCTACGCGATCGACGCGAAGACCGGCACGCCGAAATGGTCCTACGACCCCGAAGTCGACGGTGCCGCCGCGCGCCTCGCCTGCTGCGACGCGGTCAACCGCGGCGTCGCCGTGTGGAAGGGCGTCGTCTATGTCGGCACGCTCGACGGCTGGCTGGTCGCGCTCGATGCGAAGACCGGCGCAGTCAGGTGGCGCGTCGACACGATCACCGACCGCACGCGCGCCTACACGATCACCGGCGCGCCGCGCATCGTGAGCAGCCGGGCGGGCGACAGGATCGTCATCGGCAACGGCGGCGCCGAGATGGGCGTGCGCGGCTATGTGAGCGCGTTCGATGCCGCCACCGGCAAGCTCGCGTGGCGCTTCTTCACCGTGCCGGGCGCGGGGCCGGACGAGCATCCCGAAGTCGCCGAGGCGAGGCGGACATGGAGCGCGAACGCCCGCTGGGACATGGGCGGCGGCGGCACGGTGTGGGATTCGATGGCCTACGATCCCGATCTCGGCCTGCTCTATGTCGGCGTCGGCAACGGCGGGCCGTGGCCGGCGTGGGTCCGCAATCCCGGCGAGCGGCCGGACAATCTCTATCTGTCGTCGATCCTCGCCATCGACGCGAAGAGCGGCCGCCTCAAGTGGCACTACCAGACGACGCCGGGCGACAGCTGGGATTACACGGCGACGCAGAACATGATCCTCGCCGACATCGAAATCGCGGGCAAGTTCCGCAAGGTCATCATGCAGGCGCCGAAGAACGGCTTCTTCTACGTGCTCGACCGCGCGAGCGGCGAGCTTCTGTCGGCGGAAAAATTCACCAACGCGACGTGGGCGGAGCACATCGACCTGAAGACCGGGCGCCCGGTCTTTTCCGAAAGCGCCGACTATCGCGCGGCGGCGAAAGTCGTCTGGCCATCGACGGCGGGCGGGCACAACTGGCAGCCGATGGCCTACAGCCCGGAAACCGGCCTCGTCTATATTCCCACGCTCGAGATGCCGATGAAGTTCGAGACGCAGGGCGGCGAGATCACGCTCGCGCCCGGCGCGAACAATGTCGGCGCCCGCGCCGCGCCGCCGAGCCCGGAGGCCGACGCGGCGATGATGAAGGGTCTGCCCGCCTTCACGCATCAGGCGGTGCTGAAGGCGTGGGATCCCGTGAAGGGCCGCATCGTCTGGCAGAGCGAGCCGATGCCGTGGTGGAACGGCGGCGTGCTCGCCACCGGCGGCGGGCTGGTGTTTCAGGGCGCCGCCGACGGCACGTTCACCGCCTATGACGCCGCCACCGGCAAGGTCCTGAAGCGCATCGAGACCGGCCTCGCCATCATGGCGCCGCCCACGAGCTACGTGATCGACGGCACGCAGTACATCGCCGTGGCGGCGGGCCTCGGCGGCGCGATGAACGGGCGCTACCTCCCCGGCTTCGCCGCGCATACGTATCAGAACCGCGAGCACCTGTTCGTGTTCAGGCTGGGCGGCGGCAAGGTGACGCTGCCGCCGCGCATCGAACCGGCGCAGCAGAACCCTCCACCGCCGCTCGGCAAGGTCAGCGAGCAAGAGATCGCGCGCGGACAGGGCCTGTTCATGCAGTTCTGCGCGCGCTGCCATGCGCCGAAGGGCGCGCCCAACGGCTACCCCAACCTCTGGAACATGCCGCCCGAGGTGTACGACGCATTCGACGCGGTCGTGCTGGAAGGCGCGCTCGCCTACGGCGGCATGGCGAGCTTCAGCGACGTGCTGACTCCGGCAGACAGCAAGGCGATCCGCGACTACATCACGGCCGACCGGCTCCGCTCCCCGGAACCCGGAAAGCCGCCGCTCGGCGGCGGTCACTGACAAGGAAGGCGATCCCCGATGCGGAAATTGATCATCACCACGCTGGCCCTTCTCGCGGCAGGCGCACCGGCGGCCGCGCACGGTCCGCAGACACGGAGCACGATCAGCATCGGCATGGCCGACACACTGGTGGACGCCGCCGCGAAGGAAGCCGAAACCCGCAAGCTCGGCCTTGCCATCGTCGTTGTCGACGAGCAGGGCAGCATCGTGCTCGCCCGCCGCATGGACGGCGCGCTTCCGCACAGCTTCGAGATCGCGCTGCGCAAGGCGATGACCTCCGCCCTCACCCGGCAGCCGACGAAGGTGATCCAGGACGCCGTTGCGAAAGGCGACAGCGCCATCCTCGCCATCGACAACATGATGCCGATCGAAGGCGGCCTCCCCGTGTTCCACGGCGGCAGGATCGTCGGCGCGATCGGGGTGAGCGGCGCGCCGTCGCACATGGACGCGGCGGTCGCGCAGGTCGGTGTCGATGCGCTGGCGGCGCATACAGCGGGCGGCAGATGATCAGCACCTGCACGGTCCGCACCCCGAACGCCGCGCGCTACCTGAAGGCGCTGTGCCGCCACTGGGCGCACCACCTGCCGGTCGAGCAGAGCGACACGCACGGGCGCGTCGAGTTCCCCGTCGCGCTCGGCCTCTTCACGGTCGAGGGCGACACGCTCACGCTGCGGCTCGAAGGCCCGGAGGAGGGTTTCGACCGCATGGAAGCCGGGGTCGGCGACCACCTGCGCCGCTTCGCGTTCCGGGAGTCCGTTCTCGTCATCGCATGGACCAGAACGCCCGCGGCGTAACACGCACCCCTTCCGGAATTTTATCGAAATTTATAACGTGGGATTTGCTGAATTTGCACGTATCTCGATTGACCAAGGTTTCAATTTTCGAAATAAGCAGCCCACACACATAAGAGGACAGGTGGGGGATGGCGGCACCGGCAGCAACAGGAAGCGCAACCCCGATCGACGCGATCCTTGATCGCGCGCCGATCGGCTGGTTCCAGATTCGGGTGGCGCTGCTCTGCGCGTTCGTCGCCATGCTCGACGGTTTCGACACGCAGTCGGTCGCCTTCGTCGCGCCGGTTCTCGGCCAGCAATGGGGCATCACGCCCGATCGCTTCGGTCTCATCTTCTCCGCCGGGCTCGTCGGCATCATGGTCGGGCAGGTCGTGCTCGGCCCGCTCTCCGACCGTTTCGGCAGACGCCCGGTCATCATCGCCTGCACGGTCGCCTTCGGCATCGGCAGCTTCGCGACAGTGCTCGCCGACAACTGGATCGTCCTTCTGCTGCTGCGCTTCCTGACCGGCATCGGACTCGGCGGCGCGACGCCTAACATCATCGCGCTCACCGCCGAGGTCGCGCCCCCGCGCGCGCGTTCGACGATGATCACCACCATGTTCGCGGGCTTTCCGCTCGGCGCCGCGATCGGCGGCTACATCAGCAGCCACCTCATTCCGGCCTTCGGATGGGAAAGCGTGTTCATCCTGGGCGGCGCCGCGCCGCTCGTGCTGCTTTTCGCGCTGCTGCCGTGGCTTTCGGAAAGCCCGCATTATCTGCTCCGCCGTGAGGGCCGCAGCGCGCGCCTCGAGCGCCTGCTCGACCGGATGGCGGGCGCGGACCGCACGCCGCTTCCCGAAACGCCCGTGCCCTCGGCAAGCACGGCGAAGGCCCCCGGCTACGGCGCATTGTTCGCGGGCGGCCTTGCGGGCACGACCGCGCAGCTCTGGCTCGCCTATTTCAACAGCCTGCTGATGATCTATTTCCTGATGAGCTGGCTTCCCACGGTCGCGCGCGAATCCGGCCTTGCGCTCGACACCGCGATCATCTCGGCGGTGTTCCTCAATCTCGGCGGCGCCATCGGTGGCATCGTGCTCGGCCGCCTCGCCGACCGCTTCGGATCGTTCCAGACGCTCGCCGCCGGTTTCGCCATCGCCGGGATCAGCCTCGTGCTGATCGGCTTCGTCGGCAACCAGACCGCGCTGCTGATGACGCTGGCGTTCATCGCGGGCCTGTTCACCATCGGCGGGCAAACCGCGATGAACGCGGCGAACGCCGGACTCTATCCTGCGGAGGTCCGCGCCACCGCGCTCGGCGGCGCGCTTGCCGTCGGGCGGATCGGCTCCATCGTCGGCCCCACGGTCGGCGGCCTGCTGCTCGCGGCGGACTGGCCGCTTTCCAGCATCTTCATCGCCGTGTCGCTGCCGGCGCTGCTCACCGCCCTGCTGGCGATCAACCTTTCCCGCACAACCCGGAGACCATGACAAGATGATCGCACGTATCTCTGCATTCCTGCTGACCGCCGCCTTCGCAGCCCCCGCGCTCGCGGGCGCACCAGCCTGCGCCACCACGGAGCAGGCGGGCAACATCAGGGCCTATTACGAAAAGACCCGCCCCGGCGTGCCGCTCACGGTCGCCAGCCGCTTCTTCAACGTCCCCGAGTTCGCGATCGCGAGCGGCCTGCCCGCCGCGCTCAGCGTCGGCACGGCGGTGACGCCCGATCAGGTGAAGACGATCTGGAGTTCCATCGACGCATGGGGCGCGACGACGCGCGTGTCGCTGGTGGTGACGCCGGGCAGCAAGCACGCCTTCGCCTTCCCGAGCCTCGTGCCGATCACGCAGAAGGACGCCAAGGACGGCTACATCGACGTGTACGCGGACGAAGGCCGGGGCGTGCACTCGCACATCCAGCTCGATCAGGTCGCGGCCGTCTACGCGACAGAACTCGCCGACGCGAAGCCCGGCTTCAAGACGCGTGCGATCTCGTTCTTCGGGCCGGACGGCCATCTCGTGATCGGCGTCTACGCCTCGATCAAGAGCGACCCGTTCGACGACAAGGCCGTCGCCGGTTTCGAGCGCACGCGCGCGCTCATCGCCTCGATGCCGCGCATCTGCGGGTAGCGGCAGATGCCGCCGCGCCGGTCGTTCAATCGACCGGCGCGGTGCCGTGCTTCCTGTCCATCTCGACGCGCTCTTCCGCGAGCAGGCGGTTCGGCCAGTACGTGAGGCCGGTCTGGAGGCTGCGCTCGAATTCCGCCACCCACGCCTTGCGCTGTGTTTCCGGCAGACGGCGCACCTTTATGCGAAGATCGTAGCGCGCCTCGGGCGTCATCTTCAGATAGGTGGCGGCATCGGGCACCTTGTAGCGTGTCGGATTCTTGAACGGCACAGGCTTCGGCGCGGGCGCAGGCTGCTTCGCCCCCGGCGCGAACGCGAAACGTATGCCGCGCGTGATCGCCGCGGGAATGACGCTGCCGTGGTCCTCGCCCGCCAGCTTGTCGAAACGCGCCTCGATGCCGGGCTGCGCGGCGAGGAATTCGGCATACTCACGCGCATTGTCCACCATCTTGCGCTCCATCATCTCCGGCAGGCGCGGGTTCGGGAAATCCGGATCGACCCCCTGTTCGTACTCCCCGGCCGTGATGAGGACGCGCCCCGTCGCGCCGCTCGCCGCCAGCTTCGGGCCGATGCGGTCGCGGACGTTGTGACTGGCAAGAAGCCGGTTCTCGAACCAGAGCGACGGGCTCGCCGCGATCCAGTTGTCGAAAAGCCCCGGCCGGTTCACCAGCGTGTAGAGAACGAAATGGCCGCCGTAGGAATGGCCGAAGATGGTCTCCCGCGCCGGATCGACCCGGAAGCGCGCCGCGATCGCGGGTTTCAGTTCGCTTTCGACGAAATCCGCGAAACCCTCGGCGCCGCCTGTTCCCGGCAGCGTCGGCTCCGGCGTGCCGAGCCGGGCCGTCAGGTCGCGGGCGCGCTCGATGCGCGCGTCGAGATCCTGCGGATAGCCGATGCCGATGATCACGGCGGGCTGCGAAGGTTGCCGCCGCTCCATCGCGTGCACCGCGTCCACCATCGTGCCGAACATGATGTTGGCGTCGAGCACGTAGACGACCGGCCAGCCGCCCGCAGGCGCCTCTCCCTTCGGCCATGCCGCGAAGATCTGGTAGCGGTGCCCTGCCTTCGAGGTCATTTCCCACGCCGTGGCGTCCGGCAGCACCGAGACCTGCGCCGCCTGCGCCAGCGCCTCCGCGGGCGCTGCCGCCGTCACGGTCACGGCCGCTGCGAACAGGATGCCGAGCGCGGTTCGTGTCTTCATGCCTTCAGCCCTCCCGCCGGTGGGAAGATCGCCGTCACCTTGCTCGAATTGAACACGTAGGTCTGCACGAAATCGGACCATGCGCAAGGCTGGCCGAGCGCGTTCATCGCGCCCGCGAGCGCGAACCAGTTGAGCAGTTCCTGATCGCCCGACTCCTCGATCTGGCGCAGGGTGAGGTTGCGCCACACGTCCCAGTCCCCGGCGACGAGCGCGTCGTAAAGCTTGCGGTCGAGTTCGACGTCCGGCTGCATCCGGTAGGTGCGGTCGACGAGGAAGGCGTGGCTCCAGCTCGACGAGGCGATGAGCGCGACGCGCCACGGGCTTTCGGCGCAGATGCGCGCGACCTCCGCGCCGAGGTCGAACGCGCGGCGCGGCGACGGCGACGGCGGATCGAGCTCGCGTCCGCGATCGGCAAGGCGGCTGATGAAGCCCCGGTAGCTGATCACCGCGCGGCCGTAGCAGTTGATCTGGAACGGCACCACCGGCCACGGGAAACCGCGCCGATCGTAGTCGAGGTAGAGGATCGAGTTCAGGAACGCGTGCGGGATGCTCGGGTGGTGCAGCGGCTTGTAGGCGTAGGAGATGTCGAAGTCGCGTTCGAGCAGCGACTCCACGATATGCTTGGCGGCCTTGCGGTGGCCGCGCACCATGATCTCGAAGTCCTTGCGTTCCTTCCACACGTTCGGCTTGCCGCCGCCCCACTCGTCCTCCTTGTCGGAGAACATCGCCGATTCCGAGGCGTGACCCCACGGGCGCACGGCCATGTCCTCATAGGCCATCACGCAGAACGGCGGGATGATCGTCTCGCGGAAATTCTCGTACTGGTCGTCGCCCCAGATGATGACGAAATCCGGGTTGAACGCATCGAGCGCCTCGCGCGCCTTGCGAAGCCCGTGCAGCATCGCCGCGCGGTGGCGCGCGGCGCCTGCGAGCCCTTCGTCGTCGCCCCACTCCGCCCGCATCTCGGCGGGCCAGTTCGCGGGGTCCTTCTCGTGCGCGGGAACATCGGGGTCCTGGAGCCGTCCCTTCAGGATGTTCGCCATGTCCGCATCGCATCCGCTGAGCGGCGGATAGTGCGTCACACCCAGACCGAGTACCTCACCCATGGCGTCGCCCCCTCTTTACATATACAACGTATACGTTGTAATTCCCCTTTCGAAACAGGAAGTCAAGGGGGAAGGGGGACACTGTGAAACGTCATGCCTTGTTGCTGCTTGCAGCCGGCCTTCTGGGCTTTGCCGGCACCGCCGCCGCGCAGCCCGCCACGCCGCAGCCGGAGGTTCGCCACCCGCTCGACCCGCTCGGCTGGAACGAGCACTGGCGGGTTCTCGAAATCCTCGAATCCTCCGGCCGCCTGACGCCGAAGACGCGCTTCACCCGCATCGCCCTGAGTCCGCCCGACAAGGCGAAGGTGCTGGCGTGGAAGCCGGGCGCGAAGGCCCTGCCGCGTCAGGCCGAGGTCCGCCTGAAGGACGGCCCGAACGCCGTCGAGGCGCTGGTCGATCTCGACAGGGGCACGGTTCTCGACTGGAAGGTCCGCAGCGACGTGCAGCCCGCGTGGCTGATCGAGGAATTCCTCGGCGCGCCCGTGCAGGCGGTGC
Coding sequences:
- a CDS encoding GlcG/HbpS family heme-binding protein → MRKLIITTLALLAAGAPAAAHGPQTRSTISIGMADTLVDAAAKEAETRKLGLAIVVVDEQGSIVLARRMDGALPHSFEIALRKAMTSALTRQPTKVIQDAVAKGDSAILAIDNMMPIEGGLPVFHGGRIVGAIGVSGAPSHMDAAVAQVGVDALAAHTAGGR
- a CDS encoding ChuX/HutX family heme-like substrate-binding protein; the encoded protein is MIARISAFLLTAAFAAPALAGAPACATTEQAGNIRAYYEKTRPGVPLTVASRFFNVPEFAIASGLPAALSVGTAVTPDQVKTIWSSIDAWGATTRVSLVVTPGSKHAFAFPSLVPITQKDAKDGYIDVYADEGRGVHSHIQLDQVAAVYATELADAKPGFKTRAISFFGPDGHLVIGVYASIKSDPFDDKAVAGFERTRALIASMPRICG
- a CDS encoding MFS transporter; this translates as MAAPAATGSATPIDAILDRAPIGWFQIRVALLCAFVAMLDGFDTQSVAFVAPVLGQQWGITPDRFGLIFSAGLVGIMVGQVVLGPLSDRFGRRPVIIACTVAFGIGSFATVLADNWIVLLLLRFLTGIGLGGATPNIIALTAEVAPPRARSTMITTMFAGFPLGAAIGGYISSHLIPAFGWESVFILGGAAPLVLLFALLPWLSESPHYLLRREGRSARLERLLDRMAGADRTPLPETPVPSASTAKAPGYGALFAGGLAGTTAQLWLAYFNSLLMIYFLMSWLPTVARESGLALDTAIISAVFLNLGGAIGGIVLGRLADRFGSFQTLAAGFAIAGISLVLIGFVGNQTALLMTLAFIAGLFTIGGQTAMNAANAGLYPAEVRATALGGALAVGRIGSIVGPTVGGLLLAADWPLSSIFIAVSLPALLTALLAINLSRTTRRP
- a CDS encoding DUF2218 domain-containing protein, which encodes MISTCTVRTPNAARYLKALCRHWAHHLPVEQSDTHGRVEFPVALGLFTVEGDTLTLRLEGPEEGFDRMEAGVGDHLRRFAFRESVLVIAWTRTPAA
- a CDS encoding alpha/beta hydrolase, whose translation is MKTRTALGILFAAAVTVTAAAPAEALAQAAQVSVLPDATAWEMTSKAGHRYQIFAAWPKGEAPAGGWPVVYVLDANIMFGTMVDAVHAMERRQPSQPAVIIGIGYPQDLDARIERARDLTARLGTPEPTLPGTGGAEGFADFVESELKPAIAARFRVDPARETIFGHSYGGHFVLYTLVNRPGLFDNWIAASPSLWFENRLLASHNVRDRIGPKLAASGATGRVLITAGEYEQGVDPDFPNPRLPEMMERKMVDNAREYAEFLAAQPGIEARFDKLAGEDHGSVIPAAITRGIRFAFAPGAKQPAPAPKPVPFKNPTRYKVPDAATYLKMTPEARYDLRIKVRRLPETQRKAWVAEFERSLQTGLTYWPNRLLAEERVEMDRKHGTAPVD
- a CDS encoding PQQ-dependent dehydrogenase, methanol/ethanol family; the encoded protein is MRFSVVLFTCALLVGACDTPGGETDPFPLPSGTSADEWPLHGRGFGEQRYTPADRIDTQNVGDLGLAFTFDDFVVRGRTHRGVQASPIMVDGTLYFTGPWSVVYAIDAKTGTPKWSYDPEVDGAAARLACCDAVNRGVAVWKGVVYVGTLDGWLVALDAKTGAVRWRVDTITDRTRAYTITGAPRIVSSRAGDRIVIGNGGAEMGVRGYVSAFDAATGKLAWRFFTVPGAGPDEHPEVAEARRTWSANARWDMGGGGTVWDSMAYDPDLGLLYVGVGNGGPWPAWVRNPGERPDNLYLSSILAIDAKSGRLKWHYQTTPGDSWDYTATQNMILADIEIAGKFRKVIMQAPKNGFFYVLDRASGELLSAEKFTNATWAEHIDLKTGRPVFSESADYRAAAKVVWPSTAGGHNWQPMAYSPETGLVYIPTLEMPMKFETQGGEITLAPGANNVGARAAPPSPEADAAMMKGLPAFTHQAVLKAWDPVKGRIVWQSEPMPWWNGGVLATGGGLVFQGAADGTFTAYDAATGKVLKRIETGLAIMAPPTSYVIDGTQYIAVAAGLGGAMNGRYLPGFAAHTYQNREHLFVFRLGGGKVTLPPRIEPAQQNPPPPLGKVSEQEIARGQGLFMQFCARCHAPKGAPNGYPNLWNMPPEVYDAFDAVVLEGALAYGGMASFSDVLTPADSKAIRDYITADRLRSPEPGKPPLGGGH